ATCGAATGTGGATGGATGAATACAAAACTTTCTACACCTGTTATAAAGGAGTTTGGTATGTGGGAAGTCTTGAAATAGACAAGTATCCTTGGGATATACCTAATGAATCATGGTTTAGTCCTAAGATAGAGTATGGACAGATGACGGACAGTCGTGATGGTCAAGTTTATAAAACCGTTGTAGTTGGCAATCAGACTTGGATGGCAGAAAACTTACGCTACGCCGATAGTGTTGCAACACCCAGTCTCAAGGGAAATAATTGGTGTTTAAAAGGCGATTGGGAATCCTGCGATATTGTGGGGCGTTTTTACTCCTGGTCCGCAGCTGTAGATTCTGTCAAATTAGTGAATGAAAACGAAAAAGCCCTGGATTGCGGAATGGGAAAAACTTGTGGTCTTAACGGATATGTCAAGGGAATTTGTGATGAAGGGTGGCACTTGCCGACTCTTGAAGAACTGGAGGATTTTTTAGCTAGTGCAAAAGTCATCGGCGGCGGATCCTTTAATGACTTTAAAGCATTGAGGAGCTCTGTTGGTTGGGACTATTGCCGTGGCGATAAAATGAGCGGTACGTCTTTTGGAGATGAAACCAATACAAATACTTCGGGATTCTCTGCACTGCCTACGGGTTTTCGATTTAACGACGGTAATTATGAAGGCACAGGATGCGGCGCATACTATTGGGCTTCATCCGAGATGAGTGAAAACTACGCTGTAAGTCTGTATATAACCAGTACTTTCAATAGTGCAGGGCGTGATCTCAAGTCAACAAAAAGCTGGGGTCTAAATGTTCGATGCGTGAAGGATCATTAAAAAAGGTTACCCCCACATTGTGCCGGGGTAACCTGATTTTTATTAGCGCTATTTCATGCTATCAGAGCAGCTGTCCTGGCAGTACCTTCTTTTCCTTGGGCGGGAACTGCTTATCGAATTCATCGGCAGCGGCTTCATCTACGAAGTAGGCCTCCGGATCGCGATAGCTTCCGCGGATGCCGTCCAGAAAACCGGGCGTCAATTCCTTGATGAGGAAGTAAGGCGCGTCTCCGTCGGGGTCGTCTGCATAGCGGATGCCTTTGGATGCTGCAGCCACAAAACCGCACTTGCCGTAGAACTGGATATTACCGCACATGGCGATACATCCGGCACCCATTTCGCGGGCACGTTCCAAGGCATAGTCCAGCAGCATCTTGCCGAGGCCCTTGCGCTGCATGTCCGGACGGACGCTGATGGGCCCGAAAGTCATCATGCGCAAATGCTCACCAGTGTCCACCAAAATTTCGCTCCAAGCAAACATCACATGGGCGAGAATTTCGCGACGCGGTTCTACTCCAGCGGCAGTCCCACAATCGCCAGGACCTTCCAGCACCAGGCTCAACTCCGGAATAAATCCAGGGTTACTCCTGTAGCAGTGCAGCACGTAATGCTCAAGACATCCGGGACGATAAACGTTCCAGAAAGCCTCGCGGGTTAAATTTTCGACAGCAGAGAAATCGGCAGGTTGTTCCTGTCGGATAGTATATTCAGAATTAATAGACATTGTTTATTTCCTTTTTTAGTGTGAAAGGATACGAGTCACGCCACCCGGCGTAACCCGCACTAAACAATGTCCCAGTTTTGAGTTCGGCCAAAGCCGAAATTATGGATTAAGAACATCCAACTCCGTAATAAAGGTTCAGTTATAATATACTCATTTTTTGAAGGTGTGGTCACAATCATGCTGCAATTTCTACATTATTCATAAACACATTCGGCGACTTTCAAGGCGCCACGAGAGGCTTTTATGCAGACTAAGGAATTCAGAACCAGTGGCACCTGCGCACAGCTCATCACTTTCGATTACGAAAACGGCAAGATGTACAACCTGAAGTTTTTGGGTGGCTGCAACGGCAACCTGAAGGCCATCGGCAAGCTCTGCGAAGGCAAGGACATGAAGGAAATCGCCGACATCCTGGAAGGCAACACCTGCAACGGCAAGTCCACTTCCTGCGCAGACCAGCTGGCAAAGGCTCTTCGCGAAGTCATCTAGTAAAAGTTCGCACTCGTCCAAAGGCTTGAAATGACTATCAGCAAGGATCTCTGGAAATGGACCCGCGAGCCTGCCGAATTTAAAATCGACGACGACAGAATCGAAATCGTCACGGCGCCCCACACGGATCTTTGGCAAAGGACCTACTATCATTTCAGAAATGATAACGCCCCTGTCCTGCAGATCAACACCGCAGACAAGTTCTTTTCCTTTACCGTAAAAACGGAGTTTCACAGCAAGCGTCGTTTTGACCAGTGCGGAGTGGTAGTTTACCTTGATAGCGAAAACTGGCTCAAGGCATCCATCGAGTACGAGAACGAAAGATTCCAGCATTTGGGCAGCGTGGTCACAAACATGGGTTACTCGGACTGGGCCACTACAGAGGTCAGTGCAGATATCAAGTCCATGTGGTACCGCCTCAGCCGCCGTGAAGACGATTTCTGCATCGAATGCTCCGAAGACGGCGTTAGGTTCAGGCAGATGCGCATCTGCCACATGCATAAGGCTGTTGCAGAAATCCAATTCGGGATCTACGCCTGCAGCCCTGAGGATTCCTCCTTCAAGGCAATCTTTACGGATATGGTAAAAAGCGAATGCAAGTGGCTCCCCCACAATGGTCAGCAACCGGACAAGATTTAATTTTATGGGACGATTCCTTTAAAACATTGTATATTAAAACCGAAATTCATTTTTTGCGTTATCGCAAGGAGACATAAAAATGGCAAACAAGTACGCTGGTACCCAGACCGAAAAGAACCTCGAAGCTGCATTCGCAGGCGAATCCCAGGCCCGTAACAAGTACACCTACTTTGCATCCAAGGCAAAGAAGGACGGTTTTGAACAGATCGCCGCAATGTTCCTGAAGACTGCAGAAAACGAAAAGGAACATGCCAAGATGTGGTTCAAGGAACTGAACGGCATCGGTGACACTGCAGAAAACCTGAAGGCCGCAGCCGACGGTGAAAACTACGAATGGACCGACATGTACGAAGAATTTGCAAAGACCGCCGAAGCCGAAGGCTTTGACGCCCTCGCAAAGAAGTTCCGCCTGGTAGGCGCCATCGAAAAGCATCACGAAGAACGTTACCGCGCACTCCTCAAGAACGTGGAAACTGCAGCTGTGTTCGAAAAGAGCGAAGTCAAGGTTTGGGAATGCCGCAACTGCGGTCATATCGTGGTCGGCACCAAGGCTCCCGAAGTCTGCCCCACCTGCGCTCATCCCCAGTCCTACTTCGAAGTCAACGCTGAGAATTACTAAGGTCGAGTGTCGCAGAAACAAGCTCGCTTGTTTCTATGACCGAGACCAGTAATTCGCCACGAAGTGGCAAAATTATTAGCAAGGCGAATGTCGCGACAATCGCGACTCCACCAAATTTAAAAGACCTGAGCAATCTCGCTCAGGCCTTTTTCAAAAAAAATATAGTTCTTTAAGGTTTACTTAAAGCCGAGACCGTCCAGAATGCGGTCCGCGATCAATTCGAAGCCTTGATCGTTAGGATGGGTAGCAGCGAAAGAATCCGTGATAATCCCCAATTCTCCAACGAAGTTCAGCTGCTTCGATTTAGGATTGTCGAAATGGTCCAGAATGAAGATAACCGTCTGGTATAGTTTGTCATCTTCCTTGAAGGCGACAAACAGAGTATCCTCACCATAGACACGATATTCTTCATAGCTAATACTTTGGGTACGGACATCCGGATATTGAATGATGTCTCCCACCTTAGCCTGATTTTCCCGTACGTTCAAGTCCGAGATATCGATCAACTGTACGCCATAATCCTCCGTCACCTCACGGAGGATTTTTTGTTTGCGGCTATTGGAATACCATTCCCCCACCCAGACTACCTTGGCGTTGGGAGCCTTGACACAGACCGTATCCATAATGGCGCCCACCGTCTTCTTCATACGGGTCACTTCCTCGCCAGTATCGATATTATCGCCCAATTGGATAATAACCAGATCATTGGAGTCAGAAAGGCTCGGCGAGATATTTTCCGAAATGGAAGCATACAGTTCATCATTACTCAGGGCATTTTCCGTATGCTTCGCCATCACCCGCCTACCTATGCAATCAGGGTTCAGACTACGAAAGGCAGAATCTATCCTGGAAAAATAATCCTTTGAGATTTCGCTGGCAGCAAGACCGAAACCCCCATTGCCAAGCAAGAGGGAATTTCCAAGAACGATATAATTCGAAGGAGGATTGGCACGATCGATGGTACGATCCCCACAAACCTTTGAAACGGGCTCCACAAAGTTCTGGCTAGATGAGTCATCCCCGCAAGCAACCAGCAACAGCAATAAAAGAACCGGCAATAATCTCTTATGATTCACACTCATTTTCCACCCATTCATTAATTTAACTCCAAATTCGGCGAGAACAAAGAAAAATATTTTTATATTTGTACACCCGAAGAAACATGCGAGAGTGGCGGAATTGGCAGACGCGCCAGACTTAGGATCTGGTACCTCGGTGTGTGGGTTCGACTCCCACCCCTCGCACGAAAAAAGGCTTCCCAGGATTTGCTGGGAAGCTTTTTTTAATGCGATTACGGAATCTGACGCAGGAACTTAACGTTCCGCGATGGCCTGCATCCTGCGGGCGAATGTACGCATGCGGTCCAGGTCGTTTTGGTCGGGATGCTTCTCGGCATCGGCCCAGCGCTTCTTGCAGGATTCCAGATCCTCGCCCCGATGACCGGGAACTTTACCTTCCAGGCGACGCTTGATAAGGGCGGGGTTAACAGCAGCCTGACAGCTGAATGTTCCTAGGATGGCATTGTCGGGGCCAAGCAAAGCGCCGGCTCGGGCAAAAGCGGTTACCGTATGTTCGCTACCTTCATAGGCGCCATGAGTCTGGAACAGGGCCACCTTCTTTCCGGAAATTTTCGGGAGAAGGATTGCAGCCCTCTGGTCGGGTGCGCCACGGCGCAGCCAGTAACCCATCAGGATGCAATCGTACTTGGACAACTTGGATGCAATTTCGCCAATCTTGCTTTCTTCCGCAACGGAAAGGGACTTGCACTTTCCATCGATACTGATGGAACCTTCTTCTTCAAGATATTCGGAAACCGCTTCCGTCTGATTTCTCGGTTCCAAACCAAGAATTTCATTTACGTTCAGAAGGTCTGCCCCTAAAGTTTCGGCAGCAACCTCAGCTAGCTTACGGGTATTTCCCGTAACCGAGGAATAACACACACACCATTTTACCATACTTTGAATTTTAGTAATATCTTGAGGGCAATTTCAACGATTTCTAAATTTTCTCCCACGTTTTTGATTTAGAACACAGTCATGCAATCCCTAATTACCGCACATATCTGTATTTTTCTTGCGGCAGCCAGCTGGGGCCTGATGGCACCCATCGGGAAAGACGCCATGATGCACGGCATTACGGGCCTGGACATGGTATTCTTCCGTGTGGCAGGGGCCGCAGTCAGCTTTTGGACTGCGTCCCTTGTACTGAAGGTTTTACGCAAGGAACCTAAGGCAAGGCCACCGAAAAAGGACATCCTGAAATTTGCAGGGGCAGGCCTTTTCGCCATCGTCTGCAACCAGTGCTGCTTTACCGTGGGGCTTTCCATTACCTCCCCCATCAACGCTTCCATCGTGGCTACAAGCCTCCCTATTTTCGCACTGATTTCCTCTGCCATCTTCCTGAAGGAAAGAATTACCCTCAAGAAAATTCTGGGCATTGGCCTTGGACTTTCTGGTGCCCTTATGCTAGTGCTGGGAAGCGTTTCTGCCAACAACGCCAAGGCGGGAAATATTGTGGGGGATTTACTTTGTATGACATCCCAGTGCAGTTTCGCAATTTACTTGGGACTATTCAAGAATCTCATTAGCAAGTATGATGTGATTACCTGCATGAAATGGATGTTCACGTTTTCCACCTTGATGGTGGCGCCCCTGACCTTAGGCGGTGTCACGGCCATTCCCTTTGCAGAGATCGCGCCCATGACCTGGGCGGAAACAGGCTTCGTTGTGTTTGGCGGAACCTTCATTGCCTACCTGCTCATGGCAAAAGCACAGAAGGCGTTGCGCCCTACGGTGGTGGCCATGTACAATTATGTTCAGCCCATTGTGTCTGCGGTTGTATCTGTCCTTGCAGGGCTTGCCTTGTTCGGATTCAGTCACGCCCTTGCCATCCTGCTGATCGTAGCGGGCGTGTACACGGTGAACAGCGCAAAAACGAAAACTTGATCCCTGCGGATTTTTTTTATTTTTTCGAATATGGAAAACGAACAGCTGGAACAGAGAATCGCTCTTTTTATTGACTGCGACAATGCAAGCGTCAAGGCCATTTATGGCATCATGGAAGAACTGGCCAAGTATGGTGAAACTGGTATTCGCCGCGCCTATGGCAACTGGACTGAAAAGAACCCCTGGGAAGAGGTTCTTCATGATTACGCTATTCAGCCTTTCCAGCAGTTCCCCTACACCAAGGGAAAGAACGCAACAGACATGGCAATGGCAATCGACGTGATGGACATTCTGTATTCCGAGGACATCGACATTTTCGCCATCGTCAGCAGCGATTCCGACTTTACGCCGCTAGCCATGAAGCTCCGCGCTAAATCCAAGATGGTCATCGGCTTCGGCGAAGAAAAGACTCCAAGCCCCTTCATTCACTCCTGCAATCTTTTTGTCTTTACAGATAAACTAGATGAAATGGGCGGCATGGATGACATCCCGGAAATGATCGAGCCCAAGGACGAAAAGAAGGACAAGAAGAAGCTCCGCAGCGATACCAAGCTCATGAATGCCATCCGTCAGGCTATTGCCGAATCCAAGGACGATGACGACTGGGCACTGGCCGCAAAGGTCTCCCAGCAGATCAGCCGCCGCACTTCCATGTCCCCCAAGAACTTCGGCTATTCCACCTGGCCCAAGCTGATTCACGCCACCGAATCTTTCGAAGAGCGCAAGAACGCCAAGGGTCATCAGGAATTCAAGCTGAAGGTAAAATCCAGTAAGTAACTATCTTCTGGAAACTTTCAGGCCCGCGCTTAAGGTGTAGGCGTTTTCATCAAACTCTCCCCCAGTGGAGCCTCCAAGCATAAAGGAGGTACCTACGCCCAGAAGCCAGTGGTTGGTCACGTACCATTCCTTTCCGGCTTCCAACTTAATGCCTAAACCACTCATGCTGATGCGGGAACTGAAATAATCGTCATCCCCCATCTTCAGCGAGGACGCGCCTATAGACACTCCGATAAAGGAGCCTCTCCAAAAAGAAGTGGAATCGAAATCGGGATAAACCGTAATACCCACAGAGACGAAGGCATAAGTCAAATCCACTTGTCCCTCCTTGTCCGTCTTATACCCATTGGAACGTTTTTTTACACGATGCCTATCCGCATCAATGAACGCCAAATCCACACCTACGTGAAAAGCCACGTTACTGGTGGTCATGCCGCCCACCTTAAAACCTCCACCAAAACCGCAGCCATCGGCATCGTCCGTAATATCATCATGATTCCAGTCCGAATAATCCGGATCCGAAGAGGCGCTATATCCAAGACACCTAAAATCGGCACTAAAATCAAGAAATAAATTTAAGTCCGGATACTGTCTCACTTGAGTCTTGGAAGAATCCTGGACTAAAGTGCTATCTGCATCCGCAAATGCAAAAGCCGCAAGGGCTAGCAGAACTATCAAAAATCTTTTCATATTTCCTCCTTATAAAATAATGTAGTAATAAACGGACGCAGAAACTTTCCGCCAGTAAACAAAAAAAATCTGCCAACTTCCCGACAGATTTTTAAACATTTGGATTGAATCGCTAAACTAAGCCAGTTTCGCCTTTACCAGCTTGATGAGATCCGCGAAGACTTCATCCGGAGTACGTTCGCCGTTAATGGCGGAAACGCAGTCACTGTAATCGCGGGCCGCAGCCAGATAGCCTTCACGAACCTTCTCAAAAAATTCAGCCTTCTCGCTTTCCAGGCGGTCGGGGGCTTCCCCACGTTTGGAGGTGCGCTCACGGCTGCATTTAACGCTAATGTCAATGACCACAGTCAGTTCCGGGAAGCAGTCACCACAGGTCAGTTCCGTAAGGCGCTGCACCTTGTCGGCACCAAGACCGCGGGCGTATCCCTGGTAGGCGAAAGTGCTCCACGCAAAGCGATCGGCGATGACCACCTTTCCAGCAGCAAGAGCGGGACGGATGATTTCGTGAATCACCTGGGCGCGTGCTGCGTTATACAGCAACAGCTCGGTGTCATTTCCCATGACGCCCTTGAAGGCAGGGTCCAGAAGGATGCCGCGAATCTGCTCGGAGATTTTTGCACCACCGGGTTCACGCAGACGCACTACCTGATAGCCTTCCGACTCAAGAGCGGACACCAGCATGTCGATCTGTGTCGACTTGCCGGAACCGTCAATACCTTCCAATGAAAAGAAACGCCTTGCAGTCTTCATAAGAGGTCGCTCAGTAGTTATAGAGACTAGAAATTAGAAACTAGAGGTTAGGGATTTGGTTGTAGGATCTAGGATTTAGCGGCTAGTGGTTAGAGATGTCGGGAATACTTCGTGAAGAAAAACAAAGATGTAATTATCTTGAACTCACAAACGCTTGCATCCTGCAGCACTAGACCCTAGAACCTAGCCCCTAGACCCTATTAATCTTCAGAATCGCCTTCACCCTTGCCGTGGCACTTCTTGTACTTGAGGCCGGAACCGCACCAGCACATGTCATTGCGGCCGATCTTGGGAGCGGACTGCTGGATGGCGCGGCGTGCGGCCTGGACCTTGGGATCCGTGAAGGTGCGACGTACGCGAGGTGCGCCTTCGGAAGATGCTTCGGCGGGAGCTTCGGCGGAGGATTCCGCCTGGGCAGCCTGGGCCTGCTGTTCCTCGCTAATGGCGTTGGATTCAGAAGAAGCGGCCTGGCCTGCGAGACCTGCAGCCTTTGCGCTTTCTTCTGCTGCGGGAGCCTGTTCGCCAGCGGCTTCGCGTGCGGCCTGTGCAGCCTTGGCAGCTTCGATTTCTTCCGGGGTGGGAAGCTTGATCTGGTCCGGAGAAACAGTCATACCGTTGGGCAGAGTGATGCGGATGTTCAGGATGCGCAGGGCGGTAAGAGTTGCAATCTTTTCCATGCAGCCTTCGAACATCTTGAAGCCTTCGCTCTTGTAAACCATCAGAGGATCCTTCTGGGCGTAACCGTGGAAGCGGATAGCGTCCTTCAGCTGGTCCATGGCATACAGATGTTCCTTCCAGACCTGGTCGATGGTCATGAGGAGGAAGCGACGTTCAATCTGACGGAAGTCCTGATCCGGAATGATCTTGGAGAGCTTGTCGTAACGGGCCTTGCACATGTCGATGATTTCCTGAAGGATGATTTCAGGAGTCTTGGTCACGGCGTCTTCGTTGGACAGGTTGTATTCCATGCTCATGGAGCGCTGCAGATCCGTATGGAGATCTTCCAGCTTCCATTCTTCCGGGAAGCTCTTGGCGGCGATGTACTGGGAAACCTTGATATCGCAAGCGTCTTCGATGCGGTTCATGATTTCTTCACGGATGTCTTCACCGTTCAGGATACGACGGCGCAGACCGTAAATCACCTTACGCTGTTCGTTCATCACGTTATCGTAGTCCAGCAAGTGCTTACGGATATCGAAGCTCTGACCTTCCACGCGGCGCTGTGCGCTACGGATGGAGCGGGAAACGATGGGATGAGTAATCACTTCGTCATCCTTCACGCCGAAACGGGTCATGAGGGACTTCACGTTGTTACCACCGAAGATACGCATCAGGTTGTCATCCAGGGACAGGAAGTACTGGCTGGAACCGTTATCGCCCTGACGGCCGGAACGACCGCGGAGCTGGTTATCGATACGGCGGGATTCGTGACGTTCAGTACCGAGCACATGGAGACCGCCCAGTTCGGTAACGCCTTCGCCCAGGGCAATATCGGTACCACGACCAGCCATGTTGGTAGCGATGGTCACCTTGCCCTTGTGGCCGGCGTACTGGATGATTTCAGCTTCACGGCCATGGTTCTTAGCATTCAGCACTTCGTGAGGAATGCCTTCCTTTTCCAGGAGGCCGTGGAGGTGTTCAGACTTTTCAATGGAAGCGGTACCAACCAGGAGGGGCTGACCCTTGGCGTGGCGTTCCTTAATTTCATTGACGATAGCCTTCCACTTTTCATCTTCGGTCTTGTACACCAGATCCTGCAGGTCCTGACGAACGCAGGGCTTGTTGGTGGGAATCACCCAGGTGTTCATGTTATAGATCTTGATGAATTCCGTTGCTTCCGTTTCGGCGGTACCGGTCATGCCGGACAGCTTGTTATACATGCGGAAGTAGTTCTGGAAGGTGATGGTAGCGAGAGTCTGGTTCTCGCGACGGATCTGCACATTTTCCTTGGCTTCGATAGCCTGGTGCATACCGTTGCTGTAACGGCGGCCTTCCATCAGACGGCCAGTGTTTTCGTCCACGATGATGATTTCGCCATCACGAACGATGTAGTCCACATCGCGAGTATAGATGTGCCATGCCTTGAGGGCCTGGTCAATGAAGTGAACCCAGTCAGCATGTTCGCCATAGAGGTTGGTGATCTGAAGGATTTCTTCGATATGGGCCACGCCCTTGGAGGTGAGCTGGATGACCTTGTCCTTTTCGTCCACGCCGAAGTCCTTGTTCTTCACAAGCTTCTTGGCGATTTCGTTTGCCTTGGCATACTTGTCAGTAGCGTCTTCGGCAGGACCGGAAATGATAAGCGGGGTACGTGCTTCGTCGATCAAGATGGAGTCCACTTCGTCAACGATACAGAAGTTCAGTTCGCGCTGCACCAGCTGACTCGGGTCAACAGCCATGTTGTCACGGAGGTAGTCGAAGCCGAATTCGTTGTTGGTACCGTAGGTCACGTCGGAGTTATAGCTTTCGCGACGCTGTGCAGGATCGAGGCCGTTTACGATCAGACCTACAGTGAGACCCAGGAACTTATAGACCATACCCATCTGCTTGGCGTCACGGCCAGCCAGGTAGTCGTTCACGGTCACCACATGGACACCCTTACCGGAAAGAGCATTCAGATAAACCGGGAGAGCTGCGGCAAGGGTCTTACCTTCACCCGTAGCCATTTCGGAGATAGCGCCTTCGTGAAGTACAAGGCCACCGATCATCTGGACATCGAAAGGCATCATACGGAAGGGCTTCACGGAGTTGGGATAAAGTTCACGTACCTTTGCGTAAACTGCAGCAGGCATGTAGACTTCCCATTCATTCTTGCCGGATTCCAGTTCGGCCTTGGCAGCGTCAGTATACTTCTGGAGGTCGCCCAGCTGGCTGAAATCGAAGTTGTTTTCCGGCTTGAAGATGTTGAAGATACCCAGACGGCGGTCGCAAGCTTCCTTACAGACTGCAAATGCTTCAACCTTGATATCGTCCAGAGTAGAACCGTTCTTCAGCTTTTCGCGGAGTTCGGCGCTCTTTGCTGCAAGGGCTGCGTCATCCAGGGATTCCAGGGATTCGCGAACCTTGTTGATTTCTGCAATCACCGGGCGTAGCTGCTTCACCTTACGTTCGTGGGGTGTACCGAAAACCTTATGCAAGACGGTATCAATAATGCTCATTTTGTTTCCTTTTTACGGCCGAAGGCAATGCCCGCGGTCTCTGTTAAATTTTTACGGGGATAAGATAGCAAATGATGTGCCAAGCTGGTTTTGTAACAAAGTGAAACAGGCACAATAAATAATACATCGCGGGCAAGGACTTCCGCAAACCAGGGAATTGACACTTTCGCCACCACGGAACGATAAAACAGGAAACACCGGGAGAGGAAACCCATATGCAAGAATACAGCTTCTTTTTCGACGAGGATATCCTAAGGGGCTTTTCAGCCCTGAGACTTGTGGAATGGTTCAGAATGTACCGCAACGTAAGACTGCAAATGATGGAAATCGTTTCCGCCGACATAGACAGCGGCGAGGCAACAAAGGCTAATTTCACAGCAGGACCAGGCTTTCCCAACTACCCCGACAGCGTCCTGCAGGGTGTTACCGGAATCCGCCTCGAGAGAAACAGGCTCAACGTCACCCTATGCGACCAGGACCTGCTAAAAGCCACAAGGCAACTCTGCAAGATCATGCAGGAGGCAAACTTTCACCACCGCTGTGTCATCAGGGGCCACGGACACAACGGGGACTGCACCTACGCCGTCCATTACAAAGACGCCACCTGCAACCGGGACAACGCCGAAAACCACCAAATTACAATTAAATTTTCGGACTCGCCGAAACCCATGGTAATAAAAATCTAGAACCTTCTCACCACGAGAATCTTGAAGGCGGCCACCAGCTTTTGTTCCCAATGGTGGTCGAACACCTCGGGCATGTATTCCATTTCCATCACCATATTCCAGGACCAGGTTTCGCCAATACTTCCCCAGGCCATCTTGGCGATCACTTCCGGGAGAAGCAGCGCCTCGCTGGCATCCTCGTCGCTACCGATGGCAATGCCCGCAATACCCCACAGGTTGATAAACATGCCGTTATCATAAACCCAACTGTAGGTGTATCCCAGATCCACCCAGGTGCTGTAGGTCTCACGGCTATGACTGTAGAAGGGAAGATACCCGCTATGATCCTTCGCCATGACGGACTGAAAGCGGCCACCCACAATCCAGCTGCCCGCCGACGTTTCCTGTTTCAGGTCCAGGAAATAGGCAGCCCGGGGAGTAAAGTACTCGTCGGCAGTGGCCATCCACAGAGCGGACAGATACATGTCACGCTGCCAGAGATCGACGAAAATGTATTCGGACTTGTCGCCATTTTCATCTATTTTTCCCCCAGCGGTAAATCCGCTATATCTACGATACTTTGTCTGTAACCACCAGTTGCCGGGGAAAAAATCCAGACCCGTTTCGAAGGCAACGGACTTGGAGCGGTCATGGCCTGTAGTGAAAGGCAGGGAATAGATAAAGTCGAAGTACAGATCCCTGTAGCCAAATCCAAGACCCACATCCACGGGGCGATTGGAACTCATGGCACCCTTGTTGAATTCGCTACTCCAGAAGGAGACGAAATTGTAGTTGCACAAAAATCGCAGGGGGAACTTTTTCTCGAATTCCGCGATAGCCCCAAAAGAAAGACTCGCCCCAATGGAAAGGGCAAAAATAAGGGCTGCTGAAAAACGGAAAAACATCAGGCCAAAACTAGAAAATTTATCTTTTCGCCAAAACGGGTATTCCATCATGTCTCTATTTTTCAGAAGTAAATCACCTGACCTGTCCAGGTCTATTTTCGCCCTTGGCTCAGCACTTGCAACGGCCGGCCTGACACTTTTCGCAATGGCCGCACCCCTGAAGGCCCAGACCTCCATGGAAGAACTGCGGGCCCATCCGGAATACACCGCCAGCAATTATCTTGTCTATCCAGAGCTGGACAAGAATGTCAAATATACCAAGGCGCCTGCAGGCTACAAGCCTTTCTATATCAGCCACTACGGACGTCACGGCAGTCGCTATCATCACAGCGCCGACGAGTACAACTACCTCTTCGAAACCCTCCGAAAGGCAGATTCCGCAAAGGCGCTCACCTTGGACGGCAAAAAAATCCTGGTTGCATCCCAGATCCTTGCGCTGAAGGCCGCCCCACGGGCAGGTGACCTGACTCAAGTAGGCGCCGCCCAGCACCAGGGAATTGCAAAGCGCATGGCAAGGAATTTCCCGGAACTTTTCAAGAGCAGAAAAATCAAGGGCAAGAAATTGAGACCCCATGTAGATGCATACGCAAGCACCTCGGGCCGCTGCATTGTCAGCATGTCCGCCTTTGTAGCAGGTCTCAGCGG
This is a stretch of genomic DNA from Fibrobacter sp. UWR4. It encodes these proteins:
- a CDS encoding DUF4421 family protein, whose product is MFFRFSAALIFALSIGASLSFGAIAEFEKKFPLRFLCNYNFVSFWSSEFNKGAMSSNRPVDVGLGFGYRDLYFDFIYSLPFTTGHDRSKSVAFETGLDFFPGNWWLQTKYRRYSGFTAGGKIDENGDKSEYIFVDLWQRDMYLSALWMATADEYFTPRAAYFLDLKQETSAGSWIVGGRFQSVMAKDHSGYLPFYSHSRETYSTWVDLGYTYSWVYDNGMFINLWGIAGIAIGSDEDASEALLLPEVIAKMAWGSIGETWSWNMVMEMEYMPEVFDHHWEQKLVAAFKILVVRRF
- the tmk gene encoding dTMP kinase; protein product: MKTARRFFSLEGIDGSGKSTQIDMLVSALESEGYQVVRLREPGGAKISEQIRGILLDPAFKGVMGNDTELLLYNAARAQVIHEIIRPALAAGKVVIADRFAWSTFAYQGYARGLGADKVQRLTELTCGDCFPELTVVIDISVKCSRERTSKRGEAPDRLESEKAEFFEKVREGYLAAARDYSDCVSAINGERTPDEVFADLIKLVKAKLA
- a CDS encoding NYN domain-containing protein, producing the protein MENEQLEQRIALFIDCDNASVKAIYGIMEELAKYGETGIRRAYGNWTEKNPWEEVLHDYAIQPFQQFPYTKGKNATDMAMAIDVMDILYSEDIDIFAIVSSDSDFTPLAMKLRAKSKMVIGFGEEKTPSPFIHSCNLFVFTDKLDEMGGMDDIPEMIEPKDEKKDKKKLRSDTKLMNAIRQAIAESKDDDDWALAAKVSQQISRRTSMSPKNFGYSTWPKLIHATESFEERKNAKGHQEFKLKVKSSK
- the secA gene encoding preprotein translocase subunit SecA: MSIIDTVLHKVFGTPHERKVKQLRPVIAEINKVRESLESLDDAALAAKSAELREKLKNGSTLDDIKVEAFAVCKEACDRRLGIFNIFKPENNFDFSQLGDLQKYTDAAKAELESGKNEWEVYMPAAVYAKVRELYPNSVKPFRMMPFDVQMIGGLVLHEGAISEMATGEGKTLAAALPVYLNALSGKGVHVVTVNDYLAGRDAKQMGMVYKFLGLTVGLIVNGLDPAQRRESYNSDVTYGTNNEFGFDYLRDNMAVDPSQLVQRELNFCIVDEVDSILIDEARTPLIISGPAEDATDKYAKANEIAKKLVKNKDFGVDEKDKVIQLTSKGVAHIEEILQITNLYGEHADWVHFIDQALKAWHIYTRDVDYIVRDGEIIIVDENTGRLMEGRRYSNGMHQAIEAKENVQIRRENQTLATITFQNYFRMYNKLSGMTGTAETEATEFIKIYNMNTWVIPTNKPCVRQDLQDLVYKTEDEKWKAIVNEIKERHAKGQPLLVGTASIEKSEHLHGLLEKEGIPHEVLNAKNHGREAEIIQYAGHKGKVTIATNMAGRGTDIALGEGVTELGGLHVLGTERHESRRIDNQLRGRSGRQGDNGSSQYFLSLDDNLMRIFGGNNVKSLMTRFGVKDDEVITHPIVSRSIRSAQRRVEGQSFDIRKHLLDYDNVMNEQRKVIYGLRRRILNGEDIREEIMNRIEDACDIKVSQYIAAKSFPEEWKLEDLHTDLQRSMSMEYNLSNEDAVTKTPEIILQEIIDMCKARYDKLSKIIPDQDFRQIERRFLLMTIDQVWKEHLYAMDQLKDAIRFHGYAQKDPLMVYKSEGFKMFEGCMEKIATLTALRILNIRITLPNGMTVSPDQIKLPTPEEIEAAKAAQAAREAAGEQAPAAEESAKAAGLAGQAASSESNAISEEQQAQAAQAESSAEAPAEASSEGAPRVRRTFTDPKVQAARRAIQQSAPKIGRNDMCWCGSGLKYKKCHGKGEGDSED
- a CDS encoding DMT family transporter; the encoded protein is MQSLITAHICIFLAAASWGLMAPIGKDAMMHGITGLDMVFFRVAGAAVSFWTASLVLKVLRKEPKARPPKKDILKFAGAGLFAIVCNQCCFTVGLSITSPINASIVATSLPIFALISSAIFLKERITLKKILGIGLGLSGALMLVLGSVSANNAKAGNIVGDLLCMTSQCSFAIYLGLFKNLISKYDVITCMKWMFTFSTLMVAPLTLGGVTAIPFAEIAPMTWAETGFVVFGGTFIAYLLMAKAQKALRPTVVAMYNYVQPIVSAVVSVLAGLALFGFSHALAILLIVAGVYTVNSAKTKT